The sequence below is a genomic window from Acidobacteriota bacterium.
CATGAGGCCGTACTTGAAGAAGACCTCCTGGCCTTTCCCGACGTCTTCGGCCGTGTACAACACCGCGCCTTGTTCATCCACCACCCGGGAGGGGATCGGGGGGGCATTCCGATAGGTTTGAAACGTCAAGAATACGAGGATCGAGAAACCGAAAATCATGACGCCGAGGGCGGCTCTTCGCCACCAAGGCGACAGCCTGGCCGGGGTTCCGGGTTCGGACATGGTCACCTCCCAACGGAGTGGCTTGAAATCCGTGTCAGGTCTTTCTGAGTTGTACTCAAGGCGGTACGCCTCACGCCCGGCCTGGACAGCCGAAGCAGGAGGATGCTTCCGATGCCCGTGCGGGGTCGGGAGGGTACAAGGAGCCGAGCCTGTCCGCCAGGGCAAGGAGGCGTTGGTGCTCGCCCTCTGCCACGGCTTCACGCTCGAAAGTCCTGTAGGACTCGGCGAGCGAGTTGAGTTCGTGGAGGGGGAGGGCCTGGAGCGCCATGGGGTAGAGGATGTTGTCTTCCTTGAGGATGTGTGCCCGGAGGAGGGAGACGTACCGGCCCACGGCCTCCGCGACATCGCTCCGTTCCTCCTCCGCCAAGGGGCCCGAGCCATCTCCGGCGCGAACGAATGCGGCCACGCATGCGCGTCCCTCCACGTGTTCGGAAAGCATCACCGCGATGGGGCCGACTTCCGTGGGGAACCCTCCCTCGGCCATCTTCGCGAAAAGCCGATCCTCCTCCTTTCCGTGATGGCAGCGGTCCGCAAAGAGGCGAAAGAATTCCCCGAACCCTCGGACGGCCTCCCGCTCCTTCGGAGACGGGGAGCCAAGGGCCAGAGCGAAGGTCTCGAGGGATCCGAGGACCTTTTCGATGATTCGGTGTTCCTCCATCAATTCAGCGATGGCACGGTGCATGGGGACCTCCTGGGGTCCTGACAGGACCAATGGATGCGCGTATGCGTTGATGAGGAAAAAAAAGAGGGGGGGGAGGAAGGCGGGTGTTCATGGGCGGTTTGGATCGATGGATCCGGTCTGGGCGGCCTGGGCCGGACCATGGAGATCCGCGATCCTGGTGGCCTGCATCATGGCCAAGTAGGTGGATTGGATGCTCTCCCAGTAGGTATGCAATGGGCAGGGATTGTCCTTGTCGCATCGGGCCAGTCCGAACAGGCACTGGCCTTCGGCGCGGGGCCCGTCAAAGACCTCCAGCACCTCGAGGATGGGATGCCCTTCCGCGCCGGGGGCGAGGCGAAATCCGCCGCCCCACCCTTTCTGGGAGAGCACGAAGCCGCGCTTTCGCAGCTGATTGAGAATTTTCGAGAGGTAGTTGGCGGGGATGCCCGTATCCTGTGCAATGTGAACGCCTTGAACCCAGTCCCCCGGACGGGAGGCCAGGTGTCCGAGAATGCGCAATGCGTAGCGGGACGTCTGAGAGAGCATCTCACCACCTCACAGCATGAGTATATGCGGTGATGCCGAGAAAGTCAAGGGAGACTCGATCGTCCCTCGCGTGGAGTGGTCGTGACGACCGCCGCCATTCCGACGGACTCCTTCACCAGGGCTTCATTCCCGGCGGAGGGTCCTCGGGGGGACGGATCTGGTCCTGCATCTCCTTCGGCGGCGGCATGGGGAGCTGCTCGAGCAGGTCGGGAGGCTTGACGTGGGGCGGGGGGGGTTGGGGCGGCTCGTCGGGAGGAGGGGGCTCGTCGGGCCGGTTCCTCAAGATCCACTCGTAGAGGATCTTGGCCGGCTGGTGGCCTGGCTCGAGGGTGAGCAGGCCGCGCAAGGAGGCCAGGGCCCGGTCAGGAGAGCCCGAATCGCACAAGGCGAGGGCCAGGTTGTAGAGGGTCGGGACCTTGACCTCGGGATCCTCCGTCACCAGGGCCAGGGTCAGCGCGTCCGCGGCGCGTTGGGGATCCTTCTTGGCCAGAAGGCAGGTCCCCACGTTGAAGTTCAAGCGCGCCTTTTCGATGGGATCGTCGGAGGCCGCCAGCGCCTGCTGATACAGCTGGAGGGCCCGGTCTGGAGCGCCGGCGCGGTAAGCGGCCAGGGCTTCGGCCGCGGCGCTCCGGGGTGATTTCGACCAGGCGGGCGGGGCCGCCGTCAAGAGGCCCGCCCAGACAAGGAGCCCGATGGCCGGGGCGCGCCGAGAGGCGGTCTTCGCCGCCGAAGGAGCGCCGGGGGAAGGGAGACGCCTCCGCCCGGGGAGAACCAGCGCGGCCAGAAGGAGAACCAGCGCGGGCGCCGCGAACCACCGGTATTGCTCCTGACGGGTGGCCCGGCTCTTGGAAGCGTACTCCCGGCGCTTGAGGCGGCCCAGTTCCTCGAGGAGGGACGGGACGGCGCTCCCCCCGCTTCCGAGGGACCAATAGCGCCCGTCGGCCAGGGCCGCCATCTGCCGGAGTTCCCCTTCCTCGAGTCGGGAGACCGCGGCGTGGCCCGTGGCCGGATCCATCAGGGGCTCCCCGCGGGGTCCGGGCACGGGTCCGCCGGCCGGGGTCCCCACCCCGATACAGAAAAGCCGGATGCCGTTCCGAGCCAGATTGCGCGCCGCGTCGGCGGCGGCGGAACCCATGTCTTCGCCGTCGGAGAGCAAGAGCACCACGGCGTCGCGGTCCCGCTGGGCGGGAAAGAGCTTTTGAGCGGTGAGCAAGGCCCGCCCGACGTCGGTTCCCTGCGGGGGGATGAGCTGGGTGTCGGCGATGTCCAGGAGGAGGGCGACGGCCGCCGTGTCCTCCGTGATGGGGGAGAGGACGAGAGGCACCCCTCCGAAGGCCACCAGCCCCATCCGGTCCCCTTCGGTGGAGGAAAGAAAGGAGCGGACCTCCATGCGGGCCCGCTCGAGCCGGTTCGGCGCCACGTCCGATACGGCCATGCTGCGGCTGACGTCGAGCACGATGGCCACGTCGAGGCCGACCCTTCGGACGTTTTCGGCCACCTCCCCCCATTGGGGACGGGCGAAGGTGAGGAAGGTGAGTCCGATGGCCAGCCAGATCGCCGAACTCCGAACCGTGTCCCACTCCCCCGCCGGAAGCAGGGAGAGCCTGCGAACGTTGGCCGTTCCTCCCCACCGGGCGGCGCGGGAGGCTCGCCTCCACCGCGACAGGGCCGCCCCCAAGACCAGGAGGGGAAAGGCGGCCAGGAGGACCGCGCCCGCGGGATGGGCAAAGGGCGTCACGGCAGGCTCCTCCCCAGGGTCATCTCCCAGAGGGCGTAGGCCGCCAGGCAGAGCAGGGCGGCTCCCGCAGGGTAGAGAAAGAGGTCCTGGTAGGCGACGTACCCGGAGGATTGGGCCTTGGTGCGCTCGAGCCGGTCGATGGCCTCAAAGACCCTTTCCAGGGCCCGGCCGTCCGAGGCGTTGAAGTAGACGCCGTCGGTGGACTTGGCCAGGGCCTTCAGGACCTCCTCGTTAAACCCGATCCTCACGTATTGGTAGGACTTTTTCCCGCTTTCGCCGATCACCGGGTAGGGAACCACCCCCGAACTTCCGATTCCCACGGCGTACACCCGGATCCGATGGGAAGCCAGCATCTGGGCCGCCTGCAAGGGGTCGAATTGGCCGCGGTTGTTCTCTCCGTCGGTCAGCAGGATCACCACGCGGCTCTTCTCCGGGGCGTCCAGGAGCCGCTTGCCGGAAGCCACGAGGGCGTCCCCGATGGCCGTTCCGTCGATCTCGGTGCGGGTCACGGCGCGCAGCTCCTGAACGAGCGTCAGAAGGGTCTTGTGGTCGAGGGTGAGGGGGCATCGTAGGAAGGGCATGGCGGCGAAGGAGACCAACCCCATGCGGTCCTCGCGCCTGCGCCGGACGAAATCGGCGACGACCGTCCGGGCCACGTCGATCCGGTTGTTGGGCTGGAAGTCCTCCGCGACCATGCTGCCCGAAACGTCGATGCAGAGAAGGATGGCCACCCCCTCCGTGGACACCGTCGTGCGGGAGGACTTGAGGGAGGGCCTGGACAGCGCCAGGGACAAGAAGGCGAAGCCCGCCAGGAGCAGTCCGATGGAAATCCACGGGAACGCCGTTCCCCGTCCCGCCAGGGCTTCGATCTGGAGGGCGGGCGGAAACGGGAGGGCCCTGCGAAACCGGCGGAGGAGGAAGCCCCGGTAAGCGACCAATGGGGGCACGAGCAGGAGGGCCCAGAGCCAGGCGGGATCCCGGAAGACGATCTGGCTCATGCGGCCTCCCGGGTCCCCGGCGGGGCCTTCGGGGGAGTCTGGGCGAGCGCCTGCAGGGCGGTTCTTCTCGCCGCGTCTTCCTCCGCGCCGCCCGGAAGATGGCGCGCGAAGAGGACCAGGTCGCAAAGTTCCAGAACCGACGCGTAGGCGCGTCCCGCATCGGGAGGGAGTTCGGCGAGATCGGCCAGCCCTTTCCGAACCTCGATTCCGGTCCATTCGAGGAAGGGCCTATCGAAACGCCACTCCAGAAGGGCCCGGAGGATCATGGAGAGGGTTTCGTAACGGAGGCCCGGATCGAGGCACTCGGCGAACACGCGCTCCACTTCCCTGCGCGCCCAGAGCGGGGGGTCCGTTTCCCGTAACGTCGGCTTCGGCGGGGGGGAGGCCGAGCGGGTCCTGGCCTTCCGCAGGCCCAGGGCGAGGGCCGGGATCCCCAGGACGAGCGCCGCGGCGAGGAGAATCCACCCCCAGGGAAGGCCACGGGGCAGGGGGAGCGGCCCCAGCTGGGGAGGGCGCGGAGCGTCCCCGGAGGGCAGGAGCGGCTCCAGGTGGAGAGGAGGAGGGGCAAGGACCCGATCGTGAAGGCCCGCGCGGTCGCGCACGGCGATGCGCGCGGCCGGAAAACCCACGTCGCCGGTGGCGAAAACCTGCACCGTCACGGCGAGCCGGAGTTCCCCTGGAAAAGAAGGCGGCGGCGTCTTGGCCAGGGAGACCACCCTTCCGGGTCCCCAGTCGGCCCCGGGAACGAGGTCGCCTTCGATGAAGAAGTCGGGGGAGGTCACGGGAAGGGCCGCCTCCAGCACGAGGAGATCGCCCAGGCGCGCCGGATCTTGGAGGATCCAGCGTCCCTTGAGGGATGAGGGGGCGGCGGTACCCGGCGGTGGCGCCCCCAGAACGGACAGGGAAAAGGAAAACAGGATGGTCAGAAGGCCGCCAACTCGCTTCACGCCGCGCGCCTCCTGGCCCTCTGCCTCAGGAGGGCGACGAGGGGAGGGACGACGTCCGCGGCCGTACTGAAGGTGACGGCGTCCACCCCGGCCCGGTAAAAGGCCTCCGCGAGCTGGCGCCGCTGCCTGAGCCGAGCGGCATGAAAGCGCTTCCTGAGCGCGGCGGAGTCCGTCCGGACCCACCCGTGGCGTCCGGTTTCGGGGTCCGCCCATTCCAACCACCCCGAGGCGGGCAGCTTGATTTCGGCGGGGTCCTCCACGCAGAGCGCGATGAGGTCGTGACGGCGCGCCATGACGGACAGGCCCCGACCCAGCGCGCCCAAGAAATCCGAGCAGAGGAACACCGTGGCCCGTCTGGGAAGCAGTCGGTTCAGGGCGGAGAGGGCCTCTCCGAAATCCGTGCC
It includes:
- a CDS encoding hemerythrin domain-containing protein gives rise to the protein MHRAIAELMEEHRIIEKVLGSLETFALALGSPSPKEREAVRGFGEFFRLFADRCHHGKEEDRLFAKMAEGGFPTEVGPIAVMLSEHVEGRACVAAFVRAGDGSGPLAEEERSDVAEAVGRYVSLLRAHILKEDNILYPMALQALPLHELNSLAESYRTFEREAVAEGEHQRLLALADRLGSLYPPDPARASEASSCFGCPGRA
- a CDS encoding Rrf2 family transcriptional regulator, producing the protein MLSQTSRYALRILGHLASRPGDWVQGVHIAQDTGIPANYLSKILNQLRKRGFVLSQKGWGGGFRLAPGAEGHPILEVLEVFDGPRAEGQCLFGLARCDKDNPCPLHTYWESIQSTYLAMMQATRIADLHGPAQAAQTGSIDPNRP
- a CDS encoding VWA domain-containing protein encodes the protein MTPFAHPAGAVLLAAFPLLVLGAALSRWRRASRAARWGGTANVRRLSLLPAGEWDTVRSSAIWLAIGLTFLTFARPQWGEVAENVRRVGLDVAIVLDVSRSMAVSDVAPNRLERARMEVRSFLSSTEGDRMGLVAFGGVPLVLSPITEDTAAVALLLDIADTQLIPPQGTDVGRALLTAQKLFPAQRDRDAVVLLLSDGEDMGSAAADAARNLARNGIRLFCIGVGTPAGGPVPGPRGEPLMDPATGHAAVSRLEEGELRQMAALADGRYWSLGSGGSAVPSLLEELGRLKRREYASKSRATRQEQYRWFAAPALVLLLAALVLPGRRRLPSPGAPSAAKTASRRAPAIGLLVWAGLLTAAPPAWSKSPRSAAAEALAAYRAGAPDRALQLYQQALAASDDPIEKARLNFNVGTCLLAKKDPQRAADALTLALVTEDPEVKVPTLYNLALALCDSGSPDRALASLRGLLTLEPGHQPAKILYEWILRNRPDEPPPPDEPPQPPPPHVKPPDLLEQLPMPPPKEMQDQIRPPEDPPPGMKPW
- a CDS encoding VWA domain-containing protein, producing MSQIVFRDPAWLWALLLVPPLVAYRGFLLRRFRRALPFPPALQIEALAGRGTAFPWISIGLLLAGFAFLSLALSRPSLKSSRTTVSTEGVAILLCIDVSGSMVAEDFQPNNRIDVARTVVADFVRRRREDRMGLVSFAAMPFLRCPLTLDHKTLLTLVQELRAVTRTEIDGTAIGDALVASGKRLLDAPEKSRVVILLTDGENNRGQFDPLQAAQMLASHRIRVYAVGIGSSGVVPYPVIGESGKKSYQYVRIGFNEEVLKALAKSTDGVYFNASDGRALERVFEAIDRLERTKAQSSGYVAYQDLFLYPAGAALLCLAAYALWEMTLGRSLP